Sequence from the Xiphophorus couchianus chromosome 23, X_couchianus-1.0, whole genome shotgun sequence genome:
ttttgatTCACAAGTGATTTTAATGTTCTTAATAGTAATGCCGCACTAGGCTGAAGACATGGAGTGCGGCTGCATGATCCGCTCTCCAACGAGAGTGCTACGCTACCCACCCCTTGTGACAAAAATGGCCTACAGGCCTCGTCTGTGCTTACAAAGTCTGCGCGCAGATCGTGGAAGCATGAACttaattttcttacaaaagtcagatttattgtttatatattCAATTCTCGATACaagtttaatataaaatttttgaTTACGCCAAGGATTGTTTTAATGCAACTGCTCTCTTATGCATGACGCAAATAGTAAGGGATCAGCGGTAAACGAGGCCACGCATTGTCTGCCCCCCGCCCTCCCTCTGCTTGTCAGGGAGCAAGCTGATTGGCCGAGGCCTAGCAAAGAGTGGCCGGGAATCCAAAAACTGCAGGCCGCACTTAGCTTACCgtcaaaaataaaccaaaacaataacAGACAAATTCGTCAAAGGGGAGACACACCGATAGGGACAGGAGACGAAGCTATcaggtaaaaatatttcaaatcgACCGCAGAGGCACGGGGAATAGGTCGCAAAGGCCCAGTCAAACGTAGCGGGCCTCCTTCGAGAAACAACATGGAAGATAATGCGGCACAAGCTGCTCCTCTTAGCTTAGCAAGCTAGGTAGCCGAACGGACGACCGTCTGCGCGAATATACGAGCGAAATGTTGTCTATAAGTAACATGGAACATATGAATTTGTGGCTCTCATTTCTACTCTTTTATTATCTTAGTTTATATTAACGCGTAGTGGTGTgcaaatacatgttttattcGGGCTTAGTAATCCAGTAAATTAGCTTTGTGCTAAAACAAAATGGCGCTTGAAGACTTTCCcttagcttgctagctagctagcttcaGTGGGTGGAGGGCGGTAGCCCCCTTGTTATGCATTGCATAACTGCGGTGTTTTCATTGGTGGCCATAAAGTCTGagcatttgtatttttgtgtcgACTCGAGATCTAAGATGTTTTCTTAAACGAGTATTGTGACAGCCCAATGATCGTCTTTATCCCGGAAGGgtgtatttatatgtatatcCTTGAAGTGCACAAACCATTACCTCAGACAGTATAAATTAATCGCATTACAAATCAGCGTAGACATTGCATGTTGTGCAAAATAATAACGCAACATGTTCCAAAAGCCTTCGGAGCAGCTGCCTGTCAGCCTGTCCCCTGCGAACTGAGAGGGACTGTCCTTTGTGCAGGGCTCTGCCCATCAAGCCCAACCAGGTCCAGGTGTATAACTAAACGAGTGCAGATTGTTTCTGCATGTAGTATTCTTGATAAACAATAGATGGAGCcagtgttaaataaaaacaacttccCCCCAAATTTACAAGACTGTCTTTTATTATAggtactttgtttcttttgtttaaagCTGATTAATTTAACATCAGAAAACCTTATATAAACACAAACGTACTGAAGATATGTTTGCATGATTACATAGCAGTCTGAAATAATATGCCTTGAAatgttatgttgtttttcttctatctcAGTGTGACTGTCTTCATGGAACAAGGCACTGCAGCTATCAAGTCGGTTTTAATGTAAAGGTGTTATTACTAAATGTGAAGGTATGTATTTAGGACTGAGCATGGTTACACTGTCCTAcctttcacttttgttttagtAATGAACATGTCCTAAAACATTATCTTgactttttacatttctgaaaaaagtaaacagaacaaagcaaataatttttgatgtgtacaaattttttttttcagttttttacgAAGTGAAGACATGGATCAAGGAGGAGGAGTATTGGAGCTACACACCCAGGAGCTGAAGATGCCCCATGCTATGATCATGCAAGATTTTGGTGGGTGGTTAGGAAGGTCAAATTGAGCTTAACCTAATGATGTGTAACTTCAACTTGTAGTGAATAAATGTTGAAAGTTTattaagatgttaaaaaaaaataaacaataaaatcaatctaGCATCACATTATTTACTAAAGTTGCATTTTTCCTAAACTGCTCagaaagattttcatttgagggtttttttaaatgctgtgaAGTAACTAAGACAGTCTTTGGTCTGAGCAGTGAGTATTGGCTATTTTCAGTCTCATTgtagaattatatttttttctgtaagcaAATAACAGAAATAAGCTTTTTATAAGGTTTTTATTACTatacttattttgttttactgtttcttGCAGTTGCAGGCATGGGAGGTTTAGCTCACATTGATGGAGAGCACATTGTGGTGTCGGTACCTGAAGGCATGCTTCTGTCAGACGTGATGACGGATGAAGGCATCCTCCTTGAGCATGAATTGGAGGTAGAAGGTCTGGAAACTCAAGTTGTTCAAGACCTGGAAACCGAAGTGGTTGAAGGCCTGGAGACTGAAGTGGTGGAAGGCTTGCATGCAGATGTGGAGGGCTTGGAAGCAGAAGTTGTTGAAGGCCTGCAGACACATGTGGTGGAGTTGGAAGCTCAGGTTGTTGAGGGCCTGGAAGGCGAGGTTGAAGTGGAAGGCCTTGAAGCGCAAGTGGTTGAGGGCCTGGAGGCAGAGGTGGACGTTGAGGCCTTGGAAGCACATGTTGTTGAAGGCCTCGAAGAAGAAGTGGAAGTACATGGTTTGGAAGCTGAGGGTGTTGAAGGACTGGAAGTGGACGTGGAAAGTCTGCAGGCTCAGGCTGTAGAGGCTCATGAACTGACGAGTGAAGACATGGTCCCCCCAGGTCACAGTGTGATCATGCCTGAGAACATACTGGGGACAGAGGTTGCTATAGAGGAGGCGTTGGACGCCCATCACCACCATGTTCTTACAGCAGACCTCATCCAGGACTCTAACCATCACCACCATGATGACATGCAAGACCAGGTATTTGTGGCAGAGCTACTGTCTGAACACCAGGGAAACACACTGGATCACCAGCTGGTGTCAGAAGGGTTGATGGTGGCAGAAGCCAACACAGAGACCATAATCCATCAACAGCTGCCAACAGAGGAGGTTCCTCTGCAGACTGATGAGGAAGATGATGCAAGAAGTAGCTCTGAAGATTACCTCATGATCTCCCGTAAGATTGTTCATCATAAACATACACAATTGAAACAAAATTCCtcgtttgcatttattttgtcataactgCTCATTTTTGTGTCATTGAAGTTGATGAGGTTGGAGAGAAGTTAGACATAGGAGACACACCTCTGGAGATCAGCACAGAAGTCATGGAAGACAAGGAAATCAAAAAAGAGGAAGACTCGGAGGTCATAAAAGtctacatttttaaagcagaagcAGATGATGATTTAGGCAAGTCATGTCAAAGCCCTTTGCGCAGCATATTATAAAGCAAAGAAATTAAATCCTGACTTTATGATAACAATTATCTTTAAATTTCCAGGTGGAACAGAGGTAATAACAGAAGATGATTATCAGAATGGCCATCCTGATCTGGAGGCCGCATCATCTGGGAGATTGGGTGTTGGTCGTGACAAGATGGTCTACATGGCAGTCAAGAACACCataaaggaagaggaggaggaggcagaggatgATGACGATGAGGATgatgacgacgatgatgatgagagtgatgatgatgacgacgatAGTGATGAAATtggtacattttctttttgtttcctaatTAAAGAGAGTGTGGTTTATCAAGGTTTATAAATCTGGGACCAGACACAACTGCTGTCCAGGTGCCTTTTACAGAAAACGtattagagatgcactgattgcagttggCTCACTGATTTCCAGGCTCTGGGTTTTGACCTGCCAATAATTTTAGGCAACtcagatttaagaaaaataaaataatctataGGAACAGTGTAGAAAACATTCTTTCCAGTTTTCCTGTCTCAAACATTCATAAATCCTTTTTATATTAAGAGTAGAGGGGACATGACACAGCTGTGCTCGAGATGTAGTTTAGCATGTTATATTAATGGTTAGCACAGCCACCATTACTAAAGCATCAGATTCTGTATGTATCCGTTTAGAAAACAGATGCTTATCTTAAAAACTGAGTTTTCCAAAATGGTGCCAACTTTTTAGATCAGTCAGATTTTATAACAGAGAGAGGCTGAAACTTACTGCTATATAACGGCAAGATTTCTATACTCccttcagccttcctgttatcatCTTTCTCTGAAAATGCATTTGAATCTTTTTCACTCAACTACATTATTTACAGCTTAGAACATTGGTGTTAGTACCACGTGGGAGTGATTCGAAGAATGtaaaatttctcagtttttgaTTGATTGGTTAAGCTGAAGATCATGCGATTCCTGTCAtcagctgagtttttttttgtttttttttggatcaACAAAAAAGTCATCTCCCTCATTTTGAAACAGGGTGATGCTTTCTGAAAGAATTCTTGCAATTTTAACCTTTAGCAGTTCATtcttatgtaaaataattttttcccatttttttcccaaatattCATTCTAGCCGTTTACAACCTTTGTGCAGGTAATACCATTGATCAGGTGAAGAATGGAGTTGCTACGCCTTTCTTGCAAATCAGAGAGGGACTGGGCACAAATCGTGCAATCAAACCCAAACctaagaagaacaaaaaaggaGAGACACGTCAATGTCAGACTGGTATGAAAAACATGATAATAAACATGATAATAAACTTTTGATTTCAGTgttaaaaatttgtttattcCCCCTGCCTCTCAAAATCTTTTCTCTGAAGAATCATCACAATAACTCCCTGCTGTTTTCTCAAACTTCTTTTTCAGCCGTCATCATTGGACCAGATGGGATGCCTCTGACTGTCTATCCATGCCACATCTGTGGAAAGAAGTTTCGCTCACGGGGATTTCTCAAATGCCATATGAAAAACCACCCAGACCATCTGCTCAAGAAGAAGTACCAATGTACTGACTGTGACTTTACCACCAACAAGAAGGTCAGTTTTCACAATCACTTGGAGAGTCACAAGCTTCTGAGCCACAACACTGAGCGATCTCCAGAATA
This genomic interval carries:
- the znf711 gene encoding zinc finger protein 711 isoform X1, whose product is MDQGGGVLELHTQELKMPHAMIMQDFVAGMGGLAHIDGEHIVVSVPEGMLLSDVMTDEGILLEHELEVEGLETQVVQDLETEVVEGLETEVVEGLHADVEGLEAEVVEGLQTHVVELEAQVVEGLEGEVEVEGLEAQVVEGLEAEVDVEALEAHVVEGLEEEVEVHGLEAEGVEGLEVDVESLQAQAVEAHELTSEDMVPPGHSVIMPENILGTEVAIEEALDAHHHHVLTADLIQDSNHHHHDDMQDQVFVAELLSEHQGNTLDHQLVSEGLMVAEANTETIIHQQLPTEEVPLQTDEEDDARSSSEDYLMISLDEVGEKLDIGDTPLEISTEVMEDKEIKKEEDSEVIKVYIFKAEADDDLGGTEVITEDDYQNGHPDLEAASSGRLGVGRDKMVYMAVKNTIKEEEEEAEDDDDEDDDDDDDESDDDDDDSDEIAVYNLCAGNTIDQVKNGVATPFLQIREGLGTNRAIKPKPKKNKKGETRQCQTAVIIGPDGMPLTVYPCHICGKKFRSRGFLKCHMKNHPDHLLKKKYQCTDCDFTTNKKVSFHNHLESHKLLSHNTERSPEYTEYTRRYHESSPLGSDKLIVKDREPKLHHCKYCDYETAEQGLLNRHLLAVHSKNFAHVCVECAKGFRHPSELKKHMRTHTGEKPYQCPHCEFRCADQSNLKTHIKSKHGADLPFKCNHCPQAYADARELQRHIEMVQGHKTHQCPHCEHKSTNSSDLKRHIISVHTKDFPHQCDVCEKGFHRPSELKKHAETHKGNKVHQCRHCNFNAPDTFTLSRHILSLHTKDLPFKCKRCRRGFRQPAELKKHMKTHSGRKVYQCQYCEYNSTDASGFKRHVISIHTKDYPHRCDYCTKGFRRPSEKSQHIARHHKDMLM
- the znf711 gene encoding zinc finger protein 711 isoform X2 produces the protein MDQGGGVLELHTQELKMPHAMIMQDFVAGMGGLAHIDGEHIVVSVPEGMLLSDVMTDEGILLEHELEVEGLETQVVQDLETEVVEGLETEVVEGLHADVEGLEAEVVEGLQTHVVELEAQVVEGLEGEVEVEGLEAQVVEGLEAEVDVEALEAHVVEGLEEEVEVHGLEAEGVEGLEVDVESLQAQAVEAHELTSEDMVPPGHSVIMPENILGTEVAIEEALDAHHHHVLTADLIQDSNHHHHDDMQDQVFVAELLSEHQGNTLDHQLVSEGLMVAEANTETIIHQQLPTEEVPLQTDEEDDARSSSEDYLMISLDEVGEKLDIGDTPLEISTEVMEDKEIKKEEDSEVIKVYIFKAEADDDLGGTEVITEDDYQNGHPDLEAASSGRLGVGRDKMVYMAVKNTIKEEEEEAEDDDDEDDDDDDDESDDDDDDSDEIGNTIDQVKNGVATPFLQIREGLGTNRAIKPKPKKNKKGETRQCQTAVIIGPDGMPLTVYPCHICGKKFRSRGFLKCHMKNHPDHLLKKKYQCTDCDFTTNKKVSFHNHLESHKLLSHNTERSPEYTEYTRRYHESSPLGSDKLIVKDREPKLHHCKYCDYETAEQGLLNRHLLAVHSKNFAHVCVECAKGFRHPSELKKHMRTHTGEKPYQCPHCEFRCADQSNLKTHIKSKHGADLPFKCNHCPQAYADARELQRHIEMVQGHKTHQCPHCEHKSTNSSDLKRHIISVHTKDFPHQCDVCEKGFHRPSELKKHAETHKGNKVHQCRHCNFNAPDTFTLSRHILSLHTKDLPFKCKRCRRGFRQPAELKKHMKTHSGRKVYQCQYCEYNSTDASGFKRHVISIHTKDYPHRCDYCTKGFRRPSEKSQHIARHHKDMLM